Proteins from one Methanomassiliicoccales archaeon genomic window:
- a CDS encoding DUF169 domain-containing protein codes for MVDYDAISDRIVEILGLKNPPVAVTLIKDGMEVPSKYKVPEKNMSHCQTIMAARKGEFLYIPADKHGCTVGASSLGLVETPEKVKSGEFHHNIKMFGSSDAAKKMIDDRYEFENGSNIATVVSPLKGAILEPDVIILVGLPEQIYWLIPAYTFNEGGRVDISTAAFQATCVDSTIIPILTGKMNLSLGCFGCRRRTDIAPEEMLAGIPAGKLEEVVAALEIVGDGPIQKARKLDK; via the coding sequence ATGGTCGATTACGACGCGATATCAGATAGGATAGTTGAGATCCTCGGTCTCAAAAATCCTCCGGTGGCCGTGACCCTGATCAAGGATGGCATGGAGGTGCCTTCTAAGTACAAGGTACCTGAGAAGAATATGAGCCATTGCCAGACCATCATGGCTGCGAGGAAGGGAGAGTTCCTCTACATACCTGCGGACAAGCATGGATGCACGGTAGGTGCATCCAGTCTTGGATTGGTGGAGACCCCAGAAAAAGTCAAGTCCGGTGAGTTCCACCACAACATCAAGATGTTCGGCTCTTCCGATGCGGCGAAGAAGATGATCGACGATCGATACGAGTTCGAGAACGGTTCGAACATAGCAACTGTTGTATCACCACTGAAAGGAGCGATACTTGAGCCCGATGTGATCATATTGGTCGGATTGCCGGAACAGATATATTGGCTCATTCCAGCGTACACCTTCAACGAGGGGGGAAGGGTCGACATTTCTACCGCCGCGTTCCAAGCCACATGTGTCGATTCCACGATCATACCCATCCTAACGGGAAAAATGAATCTCTCGCTTGGATGCTTTGGTTGCAGAAGGCGGACCGATATCGCTCCAGAAGAGATGCTAGCAGGGATACCAGCAGGAAAATTGGAGGAGGTCGTCGCAGCCCTGGAGATAGTGGGAGATGGCCCTATCCAAAAGGCAAGGAAACTGGATAAGTAG
- a CDS encoding tetrahydromethanopterin S-methyltransferase subunit A, with protein MDYKSSGWPPIKGDYSLGEESSPCAVAIVGRGEVDVPPDLYSIIGRFKTENMGIEKIAMNVISNPRIRFLIVCGK; from the coding sequence TTGGATTACAAATCATCGGGTTGGCCTCCAATAAAAGGTGATTATTCTCTGGGAGAGGAATCATCCCCATGTGCCGTTGCCATAGTGGGGAGAGGCGAGGTTGACGTTCCACCTGACCTCTATTCCATCATAGGCCGGTTCAAGACAGAGAACATGGGAATCGAGAAGATCGCGATGAATGTCATTAGCAACCCGAGGATAAGATTCTTGATCGTCTGCGGCAAAGA